A single window of Syngnathus acus chromosome 23, fSynAcu1.2, whole genome shotgun sequence DNA harbors:
- the plekha5 gene encoding pleckstrin homology domain-containing family A member 5 isoform X19 yields the protein MAADPKPDWLSCLPPSWSYGVTQDGRIFFINEEAKSTTWLQPVSGEAVITGHRKTLDLPTGWEEGYTFEGARCFIKSLAAGGIRDIPCK from the exons ATGGCGGCGGACCCCAAACCGGACTGGCTTTCCTGTCTTCCCCCTTCTTGGAGTTACGGTGTCACCCAGGATGGACGTATATTCTTTATCAA CGAAGAAGCCAAGAGTACAACCTGGTTGCAGCCTGTTAGCGGAGAGGCTGTAATAACTGGGCACAGAAAAACTCTCG ATTTACCAACAGGATGGGAGGAAGGCTACACATTCGAGGGCGCTCGCTGCTTCATCAA ATCCCTTGCTGCTGGAGGAATACGCGACATTCCCTGCAAATGA
- the plekha5 gene encoding pleckstrin homology domain-containing family A member 5 isoform X18 has product MAADPKPDWLSCLPPSWSYGVTQDGRIFFINEEAKSTTWLQPVSGEAVITGHRKTLDLPTGWEEGYTFEGARCFINRQGRNFLPCLRHPLRSLAAGGIRDIPCK; this is encoded by the exons ATGGCGGCGGACCCCAAACCGGACTGGCTTTCCTGTCTTCCCCCTTCTTGGAGTTACGGTGTCACCCAGGATGGACGTATATTCTTTATCAA CGAAGAAGCCAAGAGTACAACCTGGTTGCAGCCTGTTAGCGGAGAGGCTGTAATAACTGGGCACAGAAAAACTCTCG ATTTACCAACAGGATGGGAGGAAGGCTACACATTCGAGGGCGCTCGCTGCTTCATCAA TAGGCAAGGCAGAAATTTTCTTCCTTGTCTTCGCCACCCACTAAGATCCCTTGCTGCTGGAGGAATACGCGACATTCCCTGCAAATGA